The proteins below come from a single Malus domestica chromosome 03, GDT2T_hap1 genomic window:
- the LOC139194715 gene encoding uncharacterized protein, translated as MVDSTPVVSQTEDLQKIIHAIHVEGMVINESFQVASFIKKLPPSWKEFKNYLKYKRKEMTLEDLIVRLRIEDDNKKKEKGLVSIVEAKTNVVEGSSSKQKLKFQKTKEKEKNFVPGVKRNDFQKIKGSCWVSGKLGHRAQECLHQRDQVEGNEQLFMGNASASVVAGTGKCVLKFTSGKELTLLDVLHVPDIRKNLVFGPILSNKGFKLNVFANAMNEINNASAYIVDSSNLWHSRLGHVLVYDSEFSSDS; from the exons ATGGTGGATTCCACGCCCGTTGTCTCTCAAACCGAAGATCTCCAGAAAATCATCCATGCCATTCATGTTGAAGGGATGGTGATCAATGAGTCTTTTCAAGTGGCgtctttcataaagaaattgCCACCTTCTTGGAAGGAGTTCAAGAATTATCTCAAGTACAAACGTAAGGAGATGACCCTCGAAGATCTCATTGTAAGGCTGAGAATTGAGGATgataacaaaaagaaagagaaaggccTGGTTTCGATTGTGGAAGCCAAGACGAATGTTGTTGAAGGAAGTTCATCAAAGCAAAAGCTGAAATTCCAGAAAACTAAGGAGAAGGAAAAGAACTTTGTCCCTGGTGTGAAACGCAACGACTTCCAGAAAATTAAGGGAAGTTGCTGGGTTTCTGGAAAGCTAGGTCATAGGGCTCAAGAATGTCTCCATCAAAGGGATCAAG TTGAGGGGAACGAGCAGCTGTTCATGGGAAATGCATCTGCATCTGTTGTGGCTGGAACAGGGAAATGTGTTCTAAAATTCACTTCTGGAAAGGAATTAACCCTTCTTGATGTGCTGCATGTCCCCGATATAAGGAAGAATCTTGTTTTTGGTCCTATCCTTAGTAATAAGGGATTTAAACTGAATGTATTTGCTAATGCtatgaatgaaataaataatGCTTCTGCTTATATTGTTGACTCGTCTAATTTATGGCATTCTAGGCTAGGACAT